The genomic DNA TCGGAAATCAAAATCGAGGAAAAGGAGGATTTTCGAGTGGTGTTTGTGATAAATCTGGAACtagtacatatatgtatatataaaatttaattacATGGCCCTTGACgtttttttgttttacaaaatagttaaaactagtaaattataaCTACAGggttgtttgtgtaataaataaaacttaaaaactaacttcagttaaaaataattaacggAAGTTTATTAAGAACCAACATGTTGATatgtaggattattgtataccaattacgtaggtaggattattatttaccaatgtGGCAAAAGTTGGTTTATTAAaaatcaattttcctaaaaatatatatatatatatatatatattagatttttataggggatggttcaaatgaaaaccacttttattgtgaaaactcgaaaactaactaaaaaaagcctaaaaaacacacaaaaaaaaaattttttttttcaatttttttataaaaatcgctagtttttatatataaaaaaaaactttttttcaaaaaaaaaaaaaaaaattttgtgtagtgcacatgtgtaataatacacatgtgtagtacacatacatatgtgcagtattacacatgtgcactacacaaaatttttttttttttttgaaattttttttatattaaaaaacctgcgaaattttgattgcaaaaaaaaaaattaaaaaaaaaaatttttgtatgtttttttggctttttttaattagttttcgactTTTTACAATAACtaatggttttcatttgaacattccccgatttttatatatatatatatattagatacATACTCAAATCTTTACGGTCTCAAACAAATAATATAATTCTCTGGTCAAAGTTTCTAATTAAGGATTTTTTCAACAAGAAAAACAAATATATACTAAATCAAGAAAAGAGGAAAATTGGTCGGTCAAAACCAACAATAATGTTCATCAATAATCATCAATAATGTTCAAGTAAAGAAGAAGCAAAATACGTAATACCGCACTTAATTTCGGGTCAAAttactatttttaaagttttCTTGTCACAGTAAATTTCATCCAAATTTGATATAACGTAACTTATAAGACTCAAATACTTTAAGACTTTaagttgtaattttttttttgaacggacaACAAAAATTATTTATTAATCAAAGGGCCAACAACAtgttaataatattgtttttttagatATTACTAATCACTGACGGATCTAAGAACTTTTTTCTCTGGATTTCTTTTGTTAGATTGTCACTAATTCTTActatttttttccaaatcatacaaggttctCACTAAATTTTTCCAAACCGAATGGGTTTTTAGAAACCCACAAAAGTGGCCTAGATCCGCCCCTGTTACTAAGAGACTCAATATCTATCCAACAATACTTTAAATtgtaataatattattttttgtAGATATTACTGACGGGGTAGGCTAAATACAGCCCCTCTTATTACTTTTTATACCCCCTTTCTATAAAATCACATTAAAACTTTTAATATTTACCCCCTATACAAATCATCATATTAAAAAATATTCTTTTTGTTACtaaacaaattcaaaagtgtaaaaaaagattactgatgtttttttaaatatttattttttaatttttatttaaatcatattttttaaaagttttcatatattgtttctaaagacactttctcaaatagtattttgattatgttttttttattgaaCATCTTTACAAATAATTAACAacattttttcttataaaaataataaaaaaggttttgaactttctttttgaaaaaaaagtctATATTATGTTTTTTCCTTGTCTAGTTTGTATTTTCAAGGTCTtgcttttatattttttaatactttagacgtatttataaaataattaacaaCTTTTAATTatcaaaaaagtaaaaaaaaaattcttttaaaaTAGCGTTTACAGCCCATCTATGTAAGTGAACAAATAAACGATAGATACTAAAATTATTTTATCAAACTATAAATTAACAAtctatataaattcaaatttaattactGTAAAGAATATGTTATAAACAAGTTAAAACCAGTTTAAGACTTGGATCGAAGTGAACACTTTTCTAAAGCAAAACAAATGGATAAGGTTGATTCACAAATTTTTTTCTCTtttcatttaaaaaatatatcaaactggttgatttaaaaaatatatgtggatttttttgtaataaaaagtAGGTCATTCGAAACCAAAAGTCacgtaaaaacataaacttaattACGAATAATCATCAGTTTTCGACCACGCATCACATACCCACTTCAAGTCgttccaaaataaaaaaaaaacattttaaaataataaatataagacatttaaaatacaaactagacgaggaaaaaaaaatataatgtagacttttttcaaaaataaaattcaaaactttttttagtattgtttttatatgaaaaacgttattagtaatttgtaaagatgttcaataaaagaaaacataatcaaaatactatttgagaaaGTGTAAAAAAATATCTGAAAACCTTTTAAAAAAATatggttttttaaataaacataaaataaatattaaaaaaaaacgtctataatatatttttacacttttaaatttgttttgtaacaaaaagaatACTTTAAAAAAATATGACTTGTTTAGGGGGTAAATATGACAAGTTTAAATGTGATTTTATGGAAAAGGGGTATAAAAAGTAACTAGTGGGGATACGTTTAGTAGCCCCCTTACTGACCGTATTCAGCTTTAAAAGTATGGTATATTTATGGTTAAGAGCATGTTTACTATCATtaaaaaacaattgaaaataaattaataattttataacaaaaaatatttttattcTTCAACAGTTTTTAATACTGCTTTATATTTATTAAACTTCAGGTTCGTTTACTCTTGTTTTTACGTTtgtaacatatatttttttttttgaaaggaaaatttcattaaaacacagCCCGACCCCGAAGACCGGGGCGAGCTAAAGCCCAAACAACCTAAAcatttacaaatttacaccaatccaaCCATGATAACACTACACCTTTACGTCTATGAGAATACCACAAAAAGCCTAACGACCTAACGTCGCTAAAAACACTATCGACCTTAACCTCCTCGTTCGAAAAAACCGCACGGTTACGGGCCAGCCACAAACACCACATCGAAATGATCATAATGCCTTGCACCACATGTCTCACCCCTGTGTTGATGAATCTGTCTTTGTGAAGCTCCAAAATGTCTTTCACGGAGAACGCAAAAATGGGAGACAAACCGCACCATCGGGAAACCTTTTGCCATAAGATACTCGCCACAACACAAGAAGTAAATAAGTGATCCACAGTTTCATCACCCGAATTGCATAACGGGCAAGACCCGTTACCAACTTGAACACCTCTTGTCCGCAAAGCATCAGCTGTGGGAATCCGGTTCAAACCCACCCTCCATGCAAAAACATTGCATTTAATCGGAACCCAACCGCACCACTCGAAAACATACCTGTTCCCGCCGTCGTCCGCAGAATCGAGAAGCTCCTTCACGGACTGAACCGAGAAAGATCCTGAGCTGCTAGGGAGCCATTTCCATTCGTCCTTCCTTTCCCGTAACGAGACAGCCTCAACCTCAGCAATTAGATCGATCAGCTCAGCGACTTCTCCCTCCAACGACGGATCATGCTTCCACAACCAATCACCGGATAACCGGTCCTTAACCGAGCAGTTTTTGACAACCTCCAGCCTAAACAAATTCGGATAAACTTCCAACAATGGGACGTCTTTCAGCCACGGATCGTTCACTATAATCACATATGTGCTACCGCTCGTAGAAATTCAAAACTTAAATGAGTGTTGTTCGTATTCGTTCATTTAAATGATAAACGGACATTAACAAATAAATATACATGAAACatataaaacattaaaaaaaatgtttCTCATAGCAAAATTATTCTTTTAATTCAAATATACATGAACGTGTAAGTAGTTCACAAATACAGTGTAAATATCAAATATCAATGAGTTTTAACATATAAATGTGTCTTAACATGAGAAGTGAAgaaggattttttttttctttgcatTTTTTACCATCTACTTAAACATGATGTTTAGttgcaaaatgtaaaaaaaaaaaaaaaaaccgtgtATTTACACTAGTGAAGTAATGATGTACTCTAGAGTAATTACATAATTACTTCACTAGTGTAAATacacgattttttttttaaattctatgACTAAAATACGTAACTGATAAGATgggaaaaaattttcaaaaaataaaaaaattatctCCTTCACTTCTCATATTAAGACTCATTTTTATGTTAAGACCTATTTATACTGGAACCTTAATCCACAAATGCAAATGACTAAATTATACCTGTTCATTTTCATACATTTAACTAAATGAAATATAAACAAACTTCCAATCAAATAGTTTATTTGGTTTTTTATACACTTCCAAGTTCCAACTCGCAATAAGAGTTGTAATAATTTTCGGTTTACAAGTTTCTCTTCTCTGTTTTTAGCCCATTTTCTTCTAAGAGTATCCAATTCCAATATGCCAAGAGCTATAAACTAGAGGTGCACAAATATAACCGGttcagggggggggggtgtttaagAAAAACAGGGCCGGCCTTGAGAATTCGTGTATCTTGTTCGATCTTgaaaaaaacgtgcccttaggccttaacaaAATTGGGTATTGGGAGGTTTCTAAACCTAATGACAATAGCCTAACAACTAATCTAAACCTTAAAAATAGTTTcgtaagtgggcctatgttgaTGTTTGTATGGTTATATCCTATTAATTAaattttttacatatacatatcaattttttttaaataacatgcCTTTCGAAATATCAGACCCTAGCCGATGGTCCTCCCCGTTCACCTCAAGGCCGGCCATGAAGAAAACTATAACTGGCTAACCTATAACCGATTATTAATAGGCAGTTTTTTTTATGTAGATAATTAACATGTTTAAGATGGCTAAAAAAGTTTTAGAGCTAAATCTCCAAATCGATTTCTAACCTATGGTTAATTAATAACCTAAACCGGTTTCTACATTAGGGTTACAAACTGGTTTAGAGCTAGGTCTCTCTTGAGGTCGCCTGTTCGAAACCGAGCCGAACCGGGTTTTACCGCAGTGAGCCTTCGGGCGGGCGGGTTTTCCCCTAAACTGGTGGCTTGGTGGCTCGGGTATGCATCCAACTCTGACCGTTATGGTGGAGGGGATGCATTTGCTCGATTGAAGGCATCCCAGGATGTTTATCCGGTGATTTAGTTAGCCGTTCTGCCGTtcaaaaaaacaaagaaaaaaaagtCGAGTTAATGGTTTTTATAAAAGCTAGATTGAAGACAAAAAAAAATCTTTACATGTTACTGCCCACCAAGTATTAAAGGCGTCACATGTTACATGCTCACCGAATTTCATAAGAAATTTCGGACCATAGAATCtcttaatttctttttgttttaatTACAACAACAAAACATTAAAATTATGAGGAATAAATGAGCACTCAAGTGTACTATCCTAGCTCTGACCAATTCCGCATTGCCATGTCAATTCTACACTCAAGGTGTTCCAGAACCACAAAACGCAGGTGACACTTACCACAAGTACCCTAGATACACGGACCTTACTCTTTTACTCCACCCACCAATCACGCAACCTTAAATACCCCAACCCTTTCCACTATCCTTGAGCTAGTAggttgttgatgcaacaaacacgggaccaaggatggtagcttagctggtcaggcaaaagggctgaagggttcagttttgcctaacgcaggtcgcggggtccctccacgtttgcaaaacgtgaaaggaggttcactagtatgattgagatatttgctttgaagttctttcttCAAGACTAGCTCGAAttcagaaaagaaagcaaatgagATGAATCAGATGGAGAGTTATTTGGAGGTGACAAAGAACTCTTGAATgacaagagattaaggaatctctgccTTTTGGAATGTCCAGGAAGTGTCttcgagctgtcttcttatagtggaagacatCTCTTGAAATGGTATGGATTATACTAGTGGaacctgtttgcttatggagggtttccccttttggggttcaaggctttggacccctggttaatagggtgtgcctgtacagacctgctctgactttgtgagttggtgagcgtgagttggtgagatgagttggtggacatgactagttactgttcctcgattcactcattatacagcttttcatccgatgaacctttcaaccttttaagctctttgcatattagtgattttatttgtctttgggctacccccgtcgtcagccccccaagtcagaggtttttggggtattaggctcaaagacttctgacttttatgcatgtcttgtaaaggcttcaagggttcgttgtttggaggcttgaagggtttgaggcggttacttttttgaattttgaattttaatcgatttgacagttgattggacatgtgtcaggcggcggATTGGCAGAAGTTACTTATTTACCTTTAATGCCCCTACTTTACTCTCTTATTTGTTTTAACTATTGTAAAGTTTCTTCACTTTCTTTGCAATCATTCACCGTTTTCCTCTTCTCAGGTTAGTTTCTTCTCCATTTTCACTTTTACTTTTTCCGatcatgggtgcccttaaggatttagcgaggTCATTTTCTCGATTGACACAAGAGGAGGTAGACCTGTTTTGTCTTGAACATGGTATTGATAAACAGTTTAATCCAACCGCCCCTGCTTGCGATGCTTCCATTGACAAACCGATTCCTGGTTTTATTGCTTTGTACTGTCGGCATTTTGAGTGGTctaatcttcgttaccctttttcgttTTTTGTTCTAAATGTGCTTGAGTATTATCGAGTGTCTTTTGGGCAAGTACATCCGAAaggaatggctagggttttgcactttgaagtgCTGTGTCGTGCTTTAGGTTATGATCCTTCATTGTTGCTCTTTCGGAGGTTCTTCCGGTTAGCcaaaaatggtgattggtttacttttgaaaACACAAAGGTTGAAACTTGTCTCGTTTCCTCCATGGTTACGACCCTTGGATCATGGAAGAATacgtttttctgggtttctgaatccctcattcctttcaaaatggtgtggaggcatccggatgctgttctcaacgATCCGGAGCCTTCCGAGTCTGAATTAAATGATGCCtttctttcagccattcgggggtgcccttccAGGGTTCGTCCttttcccgaacatttgttagtgcttttaggggttagtaatatttgggcaAAAGTTGATCGGGATCCGGTGTTGATGAGAAATGGCCTTGGTATGCATTTTCTCCCCTATGCCTTTTCGTCTTACTTTGTTTGTGacttattttctttatttgttttttggcagttatgtctgctttggacttcaTCAAGAGTGACGATACGTCCGATGTGGTTTTTGAAGATGCTCCTACTGTTCCGGGTGAAAATGTTGTTGTGAGGACCTCTGAGCAGAGGTTTGAGGGCTCGGGTTATGTCAGTGTTGAAAATGTGAAGGGTTTTACCAAGTCCAATGTTCCCAAGCCTTCAACTCGCCGGTTATCTCGTCGTTTACTGAAGGCTActcctcaatccacttccactgagccagtggatttgaGTGATGACATCGAGGTTTCTGAGGATCAGGCTGAggcagaggttgagaaggagaaggAATTAGTTGTGCGTGGTAAGAAGGTTCGAGGGAAGAAGGGTGTTGCTACCCCTGTTCAAGAATCGTCGAGCAGagacgttgaagggttgaaccCTGAGGGCACTTATGTGCCTTCTTGGTTGGTTAAGAATGATGACACTTTtaaggatgctgctgtttgtgaagatgctcttagtcatcttgctcctccttcCGTTCGTGAAGCTattgctgagatggatgatgacactatgttatctcgcatggttttaactacttgcaaccttgcagccatgcttccccaagggattacacgctttcgccaaaggatgcgggagtatgaggatttttctaaaaagaaagacaaaatgaaatcctcccttgcatcgatgaagaaggaagtggctgggtttgcagagaaggaggCAGCTTGGAAGAAGGAGATTGAGGATTTGAAGAAGATGCATGCCATTGAAATGGGTGACCTGAAGAAAAGCTTTGAAGCTAATTTGCTGAAGTTGAAGGCTGATCGAGAGGCCTTATCTGTCCAGCAGaaggcttttcgtgaagaaaaggaGGGGTTGAAGGCTTCCGTTGGTCAGGTGACTGCGGATAATCAGTGGTTGATCGAGCATGGGTTTCAGCAGGTTGTGACTTATCTTTTGCACTCTAAGgaatttaactctgcccttggtgatgtttacacaaagctgctgaacctggggaagcatcaaggcctttctgctggctataaacttcatgaatctgggcaacctttggagaagtcacccatgtatcgccccgaggcttctgatgttttcaaggcttctgttgagcagatggagaggctaacttACCCTTATATTCATGAGGTATCCTcctgctttggtaagcctttgtctgttttacagggaTTGAAGCCTGAAGGGTTGAATGAGaaggtttgtgctgaggttttgggctCTTTGTCGAGGAAGAGGTCTTACTCCGGGGACAGTGATGATACCCTTTCCAGTCTGCCTGAAACCTCGAAAGATGCTGGTTTGGAAACCTCTGCGGTTGGTGGTGAAGAAGGTGTGAAGGGGAAGAAGACAAAGAAAGCTAAAAAGTCTAAGGGTGAAGGTTCTAAGCCCTCTGGCAACTGacatttattcgtagctttcttagcaaacactttaatgttttgtaatattttaaacaatgtttaggttttgggaacccttaaggttcctatgGTTGGTTAGGCCTTTATGGCCGTTGGACACTAGTTTTATCTGCAAGCCACTAGGGCTTGCTTTGACTATCTAatgaaggtcttttatggcctttctgactatgacatgatggtttggtgtttttgtttatttcacttgcttggtttgttttgtgggttttcaacccttcaagctttTTTGTATGATTGCCGCCgggttgaagcctttaacctttcaagctaAGTATCTGTTGGTTGAACGCTGGGTAGCTTCTGATTTGGTTTGTGTGTTTGGTTGATGggcttgtttatttttattttcttgccttgtctttgtttactttgtctttatgttttttacactttaaagggttcagtgctgcagtcactttgccttagtgtttatcatcaagacgtagtatctatccttttcttttatttcgttgtgatttgtttgatttcgtaagtctGTTTACTGGGTACATTttttagacttaaggaacgattggtgtaggctgttcaaacctgtctatgagacactattgtttttctttgataagtctcatggagttgtattgatttaggaactcaccccttatataggtccattcaacccttgaacctattgagcgatatggcctgggagctcatccccttacatggcccttgccatggagttttttgctaggttctcaacctgatattaggatagaaagacaagtttgataaagtaacttcattcattcaagcaacatttgcttttacaaaaggtttttgttttgctacaaaccaaactttctacACATAAAACCTTCTAagggtttttccgttccagtgccttggaagccttttgccttctgaatctGCCAGCTTATAGGAtccgcccttgtgtgcttcgaggatggtgtaaggaccttcccattttgggcctagtttcccttggttttcctttttgctggcttcgttgtttctgaggactaggtcTCCTGGCTTGAATCTTTCGTTCTTGACCTTTTTGTTGTAATAGGCCTCCATCCTTtgtttgtacttggcttcttgtattgctgcttgatcccgggcttcttctaggagttgcaagttcaacatggtctcttgtgtgtttacattgggatccatgttgacaactcgttgggttacaactcctatttcagctgggattacggcttcggatccgaataccaagctataaggtgtctttttgtgacttgttttttccgtcgttctgattgcccataaaacgctaggcaattcttccagccaattactttcatatCTCCCCAATCTTGTCTTGATGCCCTCTACAATACTTCTGTTGGTTCTTTCCACCTGGCCATTTGATTGCGGGTaggccactgagctgaagatttggttgatcctgtactccttgcaccaaaggctgaagggtttctcggcgaattgtttcccattatcggtgacaattacCCCCGGTAACCCATAGCGACATATGATATTTTCCCAAACAAAGTCTATGACTTGTTTTCCTGTGATtttggcaaggggtttaacctctggccatttgctgaagtagtcgattgctaccaataggaattttactccccctttgcttggagggaatggaccgacaatgtccattccccatttatggaatggccatgctgaggttatggggaccaagtcgtgtttgggactttttggtatCGGTGAGTGGATTTGGCAGGCATCGCATTTCTTTAGTTGCTCagcggtgtcacgatgcattgaaggccagaaATACCCCAAattcatgagctttgcaaccaccgatctagctccaaaatgagctccacatattccttcatgcacttctttGACCAAATATttgctttgttcagggcccacacaccttagtaatggtgcaaggtatccttttttatagaggatttctccttgcaacacatattgtcttgctttgatctttaccctttcagCTTCCATTTGGTCGTTGGGTAGTTCATTGTTTTGAAGGAATTTCtttatgggagtcatccaatttggaccttcctcggtgaccacatcttgtacttccaattcatcaattgagcgagccttcaacacttcaaccaacaccttttttgtgaggtgggcgaatgtgagggacgctaatttgcttaaggcatctgcctttttgttttgggatcttggaatttgtttgatgttgcatgcttgaaaggtgttcattaattccttggatttttctttgtaccttctcatgttgggctctttggcaacatagctgtcattgacttggcttgataccaatagtgaatcagtgaacacttcaagcttgttgactttcatttctttggctagcCGGAGACCAGCAatcagtgcttcgtattcagcctcgttattggtggtctgaaagttgaaacgaagagcatatgtgaattctagcccTTCAGGGTTGATTAAGATTataccagctcctgacccttcaacgcttgaagccccgtctGTGAAcagtttccaggcttcagggttggagggttcagtggttgtggtgtttacttcctCAGTCTTTTGGCTTGGGATTTCTATTAGAAAGTCAGCCAAAACCTGAGCTTTGAttgcttttcgtgggacataggtgatgttatgttcgcctagttccactgcccattttgccaatcttcccgagttttcaggtttttcaagcacgtTCTTAAcgggttggtcagtgaccacttgtataggatgtgcttggaagtaccttctaagccttctggctgtttggaccaaggctagggctaatttttcaaggggaggatatttggtttcagccagttttaaagttttgctgaaaaaatagacgggtacctgagccttatCCCTTTCAATGGTTAGGACGGCACTGATGGCTTCATCGGCGACTGagaggtacaccgatatgagctccccgGTTTCCGGTGCTGCGATATCTGGCAGCGAAGcaaggtgctgcttcatttgattaaaagcttcctcagcctcatcggtccatctgaaatctttcttatctgaacaattcttgag from Helianthus annuus cultivar XRQ/B chromosome 7, HanXRQr2.0-SUNRISE, whole genome shotgun sequence includes the following:
- the LOC110876358 gene encoding uncharacterized protein LOC110876358; the protein is MAGLEVNGEDHRLGSDISKVNDPWLKDVPLLEVYPNLFRLEVVKNCSVKDRLSGDWLWKHDPSLEGEVAELIDLIAEVEAVSLRERKDEWKWLPSSSGSFSVQSVKELLDSADDGGNRYVFEWCGWVPIKCNVFAWRVGLNRIPTADALRTRGVQVGNGSCPLCNSGDETVDHLFTSCVVASILWQKVSRWCGLSPIFAFSVKDILELHKDRFINTGVRHVVQGIMIISMWCLWLARNRAVFSNEEVKVDSVFSDVRSLGFLWYSHRRKGVVLSWLDWCKFVNV